In Archocentrus centrarchus isolate MPI-CPG fArcCen1 chromosome 21, fArcCen1, whole genome shotgun sequence, the following are encoded in one genomic region:
- the wdr75 gene encoding WD repeat-containing protein 75 isoform X1 — protein sequence MVEHGDIRVVHRGGSKINFREPVVTHDSRFLLCASGEAVKVFSTSTEECIHELRGHTGLVTGVLLRPSNHLQVYSSSVDGTVRLWDFTDGILIKTYVIGYPVYSIYASANHEKILFIVIPMQSDKRAELFQLVAVHLPESREQLVETRELSAVLSNVSSNPAAIAFGRGGEYLASVNALELEVYFFKKHKSFRFPLKKDNKKGGKNTFTCLACHPKDDCIATGHEDGKIRLWRNFNHKKEYTYSTLHWHHSAVSSLCFTPEGTNLLSGGVESVLVQWRYNQESERDFLPRLGAAITHITVSPDGALFCTSHSDNKVTIIQSCVKVSAVIQGLVKGDIRTDLLVDPRSKALVLNGKPGHLQFYSLQRDKLLYNLDIVQQEYIHESGLQQFEVVKAAFDASGSWLATVEERNQKAAELELNLKLWAFDEQTQSFVLNTTISAPHDAQITAVCFRQAADSQTTLLVSTSKDGHFKAWQLAAPAHTEDEGASWLCDFVGAYHGRLPECCSFSADGSLLAVAFQEVVTVWNPASWELLTTLSQPPGAIRDLCFGRLSCSKYLMGTTASNLLCCWNLLTCSLEWSTSMDVSLLLDDPLSENMAAFCCQSGSTDLFVFKPSEPRPLFSHKAVCSGAVTRAIFAPREEMLESCEESSQWLNRSQLYFVTQHTDLMTFTTKAEEDRLMASSKQLVIDDSVAMTPFYLLLGKHRQQQEENRDPESSLSVARTALPQTSTSIKELLQTPAHVLPSTSHLCSMFVQSLLISVSGCREEKAHTEEEMESEKEEEDSEEEMESSNCKPGPAAAAGGQAVEPDAPTLTKAQARELRRVRKLDHSWLADLLDS from the exons ATGGTTGAACACGGGGATATCCGCGTGGTTCACCGCGGCGGCAGTAAAATAAACTTCAGGGAGCCCGTCGTCACCCATGACTCTAG GTTCCTGCTGTGCGCCTCCGGAGAGGCCGTAAAGGTGTTCAGCACCTCCACAGAGGAGTGTATCCACGAGCTGCGGGGTCACACCGGGCTGGTGACAGGTGTGCTGCTCAGACCCTCCAACCACCTACAG GTCTACTCTTCTTCAGTAGATGGCACTGTCAGACTTTGGGACTTCACAGATGGGATTCTCattaag ACTTACGTCATTGGATACCCAGTCTACTCGATCTACGCCTCTGCCAACCACGAAAAGATCCTCTTTATTGTTATCCCCATGCAGAGTGACAAAAGAGCGG AACTGTTCCAGCTGGTTGCGGTCCATCTGCCAGAGAGCAGAGAACAGCTGGTGGAGACCCGAGAACTTTCTGCTGTGCTCAGCAACGTCAGCTCCAACCCAGCAGCCATCGCCTTCGGCAGAGGG GGAGAATATCTCGCTTCAGTGAACGCCTTGGAGCTGGAGGTCTATTTCTTTAAGAAGCACAAGTCATTCAG GTTTCCCCTCAAAAAAGACAACAAGAAGGGCGGCAAGAACACGTTCACGTGCCTCGCCTGTCACCCAAAAGATGACTGCATCGCCACGGGACACGAAGACGGGAAGATCCGCCTGTG GAGAAACTTTAACCATAAGAAGGAGTACACATACTCCACCCTGCACTGGCACCACAGCGCCGTCAGCTCGCTGTGCTTCACTCCAGAAG GGACCAACCTGCTGAGCGGAGGCGTGGAGTCGGTACTCGTCCAGTGGAGGTACAACCAAGAGAGCGAGCGGGACTTCCTGCCCCGCCTGGGCGCCGCCATCACGCACATCACCGTCTCGCCTGACGGAGCGTTATTCTGTACCTCACACAGCGACAACA aGGTCACCATCATCCAGAGTTGTGTTAAAGTGTCTGCTGTCATTCAGGGTCTCGTCAAAG GAGACATCAGGACAGACTTGCTGGTGGACCCTCGCAGCAAAGCTCTGGTGCTAAACGGGAAACCAGGACATCTGCAGTTTTACTCGCTCCAAAGGGACAAACTGCTGTACAAC CTGGACATCGTGCAGCAGGAGTACATTCATGAATCAGGCCTGCAGCAGTTTGAGGTGGTCAAAGCGGCGTTTGATGCCTCCGGCTCGTGGTTAGCAACAGTGGaagaaagaaatcagaaagCTGCTGAGCTGGAGTTGAACCTGAAGCTGTGGGCATTTGATGAGCAAACGCAGAG TTTTGTGCTGAACACGACCATCTCGGCCCCCCACGACGCCCAGATTACCGCCGTGTGCTTTCGCCAGGCCGCCGACAGCCAGACCACCCTGCTGGTCTCCACCAGCAAAGATGGACACTTCAAAGCCTGGCAGCTCGCCGCTCCAGCCCACACAGAAG ATGAAGGTGCTTCCTGGCTGTGTGATTTCGTGGGGGCCTATCACGGCCGGCTGCCTGAATGCTGCAGCTTCTCGGCTGACGGATCTCTGCTGGCCGTCGCCTTTCAGGAAGTGGTGACTGTGTGGAACCCCGCCTCCTGGGAGCTCCTGACGACCCTGTCGCAGCCGCCAGGAGCCATCAG gGATCTTTGTTTCGGGCGGCTGAGCTGTTCCAAGTATCTGATGGGAACCACCGCCAGCAatctgctctgctgctggaaCCTCCTCACCTGCTCCT TGGAGTGGAGCACCTCCATGGACGTCAGCCTGCTGCTGGACGACCCCCTCTCCGAGAACATGGCCGCCTTCTGCTGTCAGAGCGGATCCACCGACT TGTTCGTGTTCAAGCCCAGCGAGCCTCGGCCACTGTTTTCCCATAAGGCCGTGTGCTCAGGGGCGGTGACTCGCGCCATCTTCGCTCCGAGGGAGGAGATGCTGGAGAGCTGCGAGGAGAGCAGCCAGTGGCTCAACCGCTCTCAGCTTTACTTTGTCACACAGCACACG GATCTCATGACTTTCACCACCAAAGCAGAGGAGGACAGGCTGATGGCTTCcagcaaacag CTCGTGATTGACGACAGCGTGGCCATGACGCCGTTCTACCTGCTGttggggaaacacagacagcagcaagagGAGAATCGGGACCCCGAGAGCAGCCTGTCGGTGGCGAGAACGGCGCTGCCCCAGACCTCCACCTCCATCAAAGAG CTCCTGCAGACCCCGGCCCACGTCCTGCCCTCCACCTCCCACCTGTGCTCCATGTTTGTTCAGTCTCTGCTCATCTCTGTCTCAGGTTGCAG GGAGGAAAAGGCACATACAGAAGAGGAAATGGAGagtgaaaaagaggaagaggattcGGAGGAGGAAATGGAATCCAGCAACTGCAAGCCGGGGCCGGCGGCAGCGGCGGGGGGGCAGGCGGTGGAGCCAGACGCCCCCACTCTAACGAAGGCTCAGGCCAGAGAACTGAGGAGGGTGAGGAAGCTGGACCACAGCTGGCTCGCAGACCTCCTGGACTCCTAA
- the wdr75 gene encoding WD repeat-containing protein 75 isoform X2 — MSIGKLSSYRFLLCASGEAVKVFSTSTEECIHELRGHTGLVTGVLLRPSNHLQVYSSSVDGTVRLWDFTDGILIKTYVIGYPVYSIYASANHEKILFIVIPMQSDKRAELFQLVAVHLPESREQLVETRELSAVLSNVSSNPAAIAFGRGGEYLASVNALELEVYFFKKHKSFRFPLKKDNKKGGKNTFTCLACHPKDDCIATGHEDGKIRLWRNFNHKKEYTYSTLHWHHSAVSSLCFTPEGTNLLSGGVESVLVQWRYNQESERDFLPRLGAAITHITVSPDGALFCTSHSDNKVTIIQSCVKVSAVIQGLVKGDIRTDLLVDPRSKALVLNGKPGHLQFYSLQRDKLLYNLDIVQQEYIHESGLQQFEVVKAAFDASGSWLATVEERNQKAAELELNLKLWAFDEQTQSFVLNTTISAPHDAQITAVCFRQAADSQTTLLVSTSKDGHFKAWQLAAPAHTEDEGASWLCDFVGAYHGRLPECCSFSADGSLLAVAFQEVVTVWNPASWELLTTLSQPPGAIRDLCFGRLSCSKYLMGTTASNLLCCWNLLTCSLEWSTSMDVSLLLDDPLSENMAAFCCQSGSTDLFVFKPSEPRPLFSHKAVCSGAVTRAIFAPREEMLESCEESSQWLNRSQLYFVTQHTDLMTFTTKAEEDRLMASSKQLVIDDSVAMTPFYLLLGKHRQQQEENRDPESSLSVARTALPQTSTSIKELLQTPAHVLPSTSHLCSMFVQSLLISVSGCREEKAHTEEEMESEKEEEDSEEEMESSNCKPGPAAAAGGQAVEPDAPTLTKAQARELRRVRKLDHSWLADLLDS, encoded by the exons GTTCCTGCTGTGCGCCTCCGGAGAGGCCGTAAAGGTGTTCAGCACCTCCACAGAGGAGTGTATCCACGAGCTGCGGGGTCACACCGGGCTGGTGACAGGTGTGCTGCTCAGACCCTCCAACCACCTACAG GTCTACTCTTCTTCAGTAGATGGCACTGTCAGACTTTGGGACTTCACAGATGGGATTCTCattaag ACTTACGTCATTGGATACCCAGTCTACTCGATCTACGCCTCTGCCAACCACGAAAAGATCCTCTTTATTGTTATCCCCATGCAGAGTGACAAAAGAGCGG AACTGTTCCAGCTGGTTGCGGTCCATCTGCCAGAGAGCAGAGAACAGCTGGTGGAGACCCGAGAACTTTCTGCTGTGCTCAGCAACGTCAGCTCCAACCCAGCAGCCATCGCCTTCGGCAGAGGG GGAGAATATCTCGCTTCAGTGAACGCCTTGGAGCTGGAGGTCTATTTCTTTAAGAAGCACAAGTCATTCAG GTTTCCCCTCAAAAAAGACAACAAGAAGGGCGGCAAGAACACGTTCACGTGCCTCGCCTGTCACCCAAAAGATGACTGCATCGCCACGGGACACGAAGACGGGAAGATCCGCCTGTG GAGAAACTTTAACCATAAGAAGGAGTACACATACTCCACCCTGCACTGGCACCACAGCGCCGTCAGCTCGCTGTGCTTCACTCCAGAAG GGACCAACCTGCTGAGCGGAGGCGTGGAGTCGGTACTCGTCCAGTGGAGGTACAACCAAGAGAGCGAGCGGGACTTCCTGCCCCGCCTGGGCGCCGCCATCACGCACATCACCGTCTCGCCTGACGGAGCGTTATTCTGTACCTCACACAGCGACAACA aGGTCACCATCATCCAGAGTTGTGTTAAAGTGTCTGCTGTCATTCAGGGTCTCGTCAAAG GAGACATCAGGACAGACTTGCTGGTGGACCCTCGCAGCAAAGCTCTGGTGCTAAACGGGAAACCAGGACATCTGCAGTTTTACTCGCTCCAAAGGGACAAACTGCTGTACAAC CTGGACATCGTGCAGCAGGAGTACATTCATGAATCAGGCCTGCAGCAGTTTGAGGTGGTCAAAGCGGCGTTTGATGCCTCCGGCTCGTGGTTAGCAACAGTGGaagaaagaaatcagaaagCTGCTGAGCTGGAGTTGAACCTGAAGCTGTGGGCATTTGATGAGCAAACGCAGAG TTTTGTGCTGAACACGACCATCTCGGCCCCCCACGACGCCCAGATTACCGCCGTGTGCTTTCGCCAGGCCGCCGACAGCCAGACCACCCTGCTGGTCTCCACCAGCAAAGATGGACACTTCAAAGCCTGGCAGCTCGCCGCTCCAGCCCACACAGAAG ATGAAGGTGCTTCCTGGCTGTGTGATTTCGTGGGGGCCTATCACGGCCGGCTGCCTGAATGCTGCAGCTTCTCGGCTGACGGATCTCTGCTGGCCGTCGCCTTTCAGGAAGTGGTGACTGTGTGGAACCCCGCCTCCTGGGAGCTCCTGACGACCCTGTCGCAGCCGCCAGGAGCCATCAG gGATCTTTGTTTCGGGCGGCTGAGCTGTTCCAAGTATCTGATGGGAACCACCGCCAGCAatctgctctgctgctggaaCCTCCTCACCTGCTCCT TGGAGTGGAGCACCTCCATGGACGTCAGCCTGCTGCTGGACGACCCCCTCTCCGAGAACATGGCCGCCTTCTGCTGTCAGAGCGGATCCACCGACT TGTTCGTGTTCAAGCCCAGCGAGCCTCGGCCACTGTTTTCCCATAAGGCCGTGTGCTCAGGGGCGGTGACTCGCGCCATCTTCGCTCCGAGGGAGGAGATGCTGGAGAGCTGCGAGGAGAGCAGCCAGTGGCTCAACCGCTCTCAGCTTTACTTTGTCACACAGCACACG GATCTCATGACTTTCACCACCAAAGCAGAGGAGGACAGGCTGATGGCTTCcagcaaacag CTCGTGATTGACGACAGCGTGGCCATGACGCCGTTCTACCTGCTGttggggaaacacagacagcagcaagagGAGAATCGGGACCCCGAGAGCAGCCTGTCGGTGGCGAGAACGGCGCTGCCCCAGACCTCCACCTCCATCAAAGAG CTCCTGCAGACCCCGGCCCACGTCCTGCCCTCCACCTCCCACCTGTGCTCCATGTTTGTTCAGTCTCTGCTCATCTCTGTCTCAGGTTGCAG GGAGGAAAAGGCACATACAGAAGAGGAAATGGAGagtgaaaaagaggaagaggattcGGAGGAGGAAATGGAATCCAGCAACTGCAAGCCGGGGCCGGCGGCAGCGGCGGGGGGGCAGGCGGTGGAGCCAGACGCCCCCACTCTAACGAAGGCTCAGGCCAGAGAACTGAGGAGGGTGAGGAAGCTGGACCACAGCTGGCTCGCAGACCTCCTGGACTCCTAA